In a single window of the Branchiostoma floridae strain S238N-H82 chromosome 2, Bfl_VNyyK, whole genome shotgun sequence genome:
- the LOC118408886 gene encoding mitochondrial import inner membrane translocase subunit TIM44-like, producing the protein MAAHMCKCPEMLRPISRAVLLGRGVPLSHNNGAVLAAAAVQRDFHLCQARHNQRKTFLGQFIDNLRQEMTKNKEMKENLKKFREEAQKLEQSDALKEARRKYEKIEAETAKSSQSLQKGVGQIKDKLYEGFEEIKKSDIGKKTQELGEEVTKRTREAAETVSKQTENISKTAAYKTISKVGESVKEVKEEFDESLASRAKVYRPPKQLRKRKEFHIEDFMEEKPIEANEEATGVVMHKESKFYQQWRDFRDNSPIVNRVFDLKMKYDESDNVVVRASRLITDKVGDLVGGLFSQTEMSEVLTEIIKVDPSFTKEAFLKQCETDIIPLATGKVMEQGPVLVISFTAQQIMVVRNAKGEVTEGDPNKVLKVIYVWALCRDQEEFDPRASWKLMDLSASHSTQLL; encoded by the exons ATGGCGGCGCACAT GTGTAAATGTCCCGAG ATGCTGAGGCCTATCAGCAGAGCAGTGCTGTTGGGGAGGGGTGTTCCCCTGTCACACAACAATGGAGCAGTCTTAGCTGCAGCCGCTGTACAAAGAGACTTCCATCTTTGTCAG GCAAGACACAAccaaagaaaaacattcttgGGGCAGTTCATTGACAACCTTAGGCAGGAAATGACcaagaacaaagaaatgaaG gaaaatttaaagaaatttaGAGAAGAAGCACAGAAACTGGAGCAGTCTGATGCACTTAAAGAGGCCAGAAGAAAATAT GAGAAGATTGAGGCTGAAACAGCCAAGAGTTCCCAGAGCCTACAGAAAGGTGTGGGTCAGATAAAAGACAAACTATATGAG GGATTTGAGGAAATCAAGAAATCAGACATTGGCAAGAAGACTCAGGAGTTGGGAGAGGAAGTGACAAAGAGAACCAGGGAAGCAGCAGAGACGGTCAGCAAGCAGACAGAGAACATCAGCAAGACAGCTGCATATAAAACTATCTCCAAAGTTGGAGAG AGTGTAAAGGAGGTAAAAGAAGAATTTGATGAAAGTTTGGCATCCAGGGCAAAAGTCTACAGACCGCCAA AACAATTGAGGAAGAGAAAAGAATTTCACATTGAAGATTTTATGGAGGAGAAACCCATTGAAGCAAATGA AGAAGCCACTGGTGTTGTCATGCACAAAGAGTCCAAGTTCTACCAACAGTGGAGAGATTTCAGAGACAACAGTCCCATAGTTAACA GAGTGTTTGACCTTAAGATGAAGTATGATGAGAGTGACAATGTGGTTGTCAGGGCCTCCAGGCTAATTACAGACAAAGTTGGAGACCTCGTAG GTGGCTTGTTTTCCCAGACAGAGATGTCAGAGGTTTTAACAGAGATCATTAAAGTTGACCCATCTTTTACAAAGGAGGCATTTCTCAAACAATGTGAGACTGACATCATCCCA TTGGCCACAGGGAAAGTAATGGAGCAGGGTCCAGTCCTGGTCATCAGTTTCACAGCACAACAGATCATGGTGGTCAGAAATGCCAAGGGGGAGGTCACAGAAGGAGACCCG AACAAGGTGCTGAAGGTGATCTATGTCTGGGCACTCTGTAGGGACCAAGAGGAGTTTGACCCTCGTGCATCATGGAAACTCATGGACCTGTCAGCTTCCCACTCCACACAGTTGTTATGA
- the LOC118406751 gene encoding uncharacterized protein LOC118406751 isoform X2, translating into MADGKITELHEENQRLRQELQEVRSLYDQLVQEGAAEHWEERRVNMLKSHVIQLERQIVQLTGSVSSHKDAMVEADSALDAVVSALREWVACESPGPTVSIQRAKLTHLIHTVMGAKTRVKKQGKTGFSSETIEQSSLLKSAAVKGSGEGVSLLDICRGDIRHLNLKHVASLESQLSQLFRKLLRLQQCVEGIRNHQPVPLFYQTDSVLYDRLTGLVGDLDKLLYQCCQDLMHLSLLVPAAPWSAVRRLPSMHVSVDDVMASLPSMPRSKQYEVKKIVESLMIAVGYSKHMTAMQIAALEEELTHFRQVQNLQIKYTTTLVQALTQAYNAFQQEVLQGISSPLQGILESYRELRDTASETALRDFLKTFKEHSDQLESISESLREQNGEDDNTGSIALSGFQAQLVTALQQVQKECAVQHSRTAADLESSLQQHRQQVSQATDFLKQARANQEPPFTAQDGNASEGKDSEPIRTRMTKSSSESRLNVGSPSGRMNSGTGRDNSAQMRKSPQRTLASSSSMDNVDKTATTTGKSRGKDRLSPLKVTAKDVSRRVQSKGSLGKQNIT; encoded by the exons ATGGCAGACGGGAAAATCACA GAGCTGCATGAGGAGAACCAGCGGTTGAGGCAGGAACTGCAGGAGGTGCGGAGTCTGTACGATCAGCTGGTACAGGAGGGCGCGGCTGAGCACTGGGAGGAGAGGAGAGTCAACATGCTCAAATCACACGTCATACAACTGGAGAGACAG ATAGTTCAGCTGACAGGTTCTGTGAGCTCCCATAAAGATGCCATGGTAGAAGCTGATTCTGCTCTTGATGCGGTAGTATCAGCACTCAG GGAATGGGTGGCCTGTGAATCCCCAGGCCCGACTGTATCCATACAGCGTGCCAAGCTTACCCACCTTATACACACAGTCATGGGAGCCAAAACAAGGGTAAAGAAACAGGGAAAG ACTGGTTTTAGCAGTGAAACTATTGAACAGTCATCCTTACTGAAGAGTGCTGCTGTTAAAGGCAGTGGTGAAGGTGTGTCCTTATTGGATATCTGCAGAGGTGACATCAGACATCTCAACCTGAAACATGTG GCCTCCCTTGAGTCCCAGCTCTCTCAACTGTTCAGGAAGCTACTGAGACTGCAACAGTGTGTGGAGGGCATCAGGAACCACCAGCCGGTGCCGCTGTTCTACCAGACTGACAGCGTGCTGTACGACAGACTGACAGGACTGGTTGGAGACCTGGACAAGCTGCTGTACCAGTGCTGTCAGGACCTGATGCACCTCAGTCTGCTTGTACCTGCAGCTCCTTGG TCTGCAGTCAGACGGTTACCCAGCATGCATGTCTCTGTGGATGATGTCATGGCAAGTCTTCCCAGTATGCCTCGCAGTAAGCAGTATGAG GTAAAGAAAATTGTGGAAAGTTTGATGATAGCAGTGGGCTACTCCAAGCACATGACAGCCATGCAG ATAGCAGCACTGGAGGAAGAGCTGACCCACTTCAGACAGGTACAGAACCTACAGATAAAGTACACCACCACCCTGGTACAGGCACTGACTCAGGCTTACAATGCATTCCaacaggaggtcctgcagggtATCAGTAGCCCACTGCAAG GAATTTTGGAGTCATACAGGGAATTAAGGGACACAGCCTCTGAAACTGCACTAAGGGACTTTCTTAAGACATTCAAAGAACATTCAGATCAG TTGGAGTCTATATCTGAATCTTTAAGGGAGCAAAATGGAGAGGATGATAACACAG GTTCTATAGCCCTAAGTGGGTTCCAGGCACAGCTAGTGACAGCTCTACAGCAGGTGCAGAAAGAATGTGCTGTCCAGCACAGCAGAACAGCAGCTGACCTGGAGTCCTCCCTGCAACAGCACAGACAGCAGGTCTCCCAGGCAACAGATTTTCTCAAACAGGCTAGGGCCAATCAGGAGCCTCCATTTACAGCCCAGGATGGCAATGCAAGTGAGGGGAAAGATTCTGAGCCAATTAGGACAAGGATGACCAAATCAAGCTCTGAATCTAGACTTAATGTCGGCAGTCCTTCTGGCCGGATGAATTCAGGTACAGGAAGAGACAACTCTGCCCAAATGAGAAAATCCCCCCAAAGAACACTAGCATCGTCCAGTAGTATGGACAATGTTGACAAGACTGCTACTACAACTGGGAAAAGTAGGGGAAAAGATAGGTTGAGCCCTTTGAAGGTGACAGCTAAGGATGTCAGCAGAAGAGTACAATCCAAGGGAAGTTTAGGAAAACAAAATATCACCTAA
- the LOC118406751 gene encoding uncharacterized protein LOC118406751 isoform X1, with translation MADGKITVSAKELHEENQRLRQELQEVRSLYDQLVQEGAAEHWEERRVNMLKSHVIQLERQIVQLTGSVSSHKDAMVEADSALDAVVSALREWVACESPGPTVSIQRAKLTHLIHTVMGAKTRVKKQGKTGFSSETIEQSSLLKSAAVKGSGEGVSLLDICRGDIRHLNLKHVASLESQLSQLFRKLLRLQQCVEGIRNHQPVPLFYQTDSVLYDRLTGLVGDLDKLLYQCCQDLMHLSLLVPAAPWSAVRRLPSMHVSVDDVMASLPSMPRSKQYEVKKIVESLMIAVGYSKHMTAMQIAALEEELTHFRQVQNLQIKYTTTLVQALTQAYNAFQQEVLQGISSPLQGILESYRELRDTASETALRDFLKTFKEHSDQLESISESLREQNGEDDNTGSIALSGFQAQLVTALQQVQKECAVQHSRTAADLESSLQQHRQQVSQATDFLKQARANQEPPFTAQDGNASEGKDSEPIRTRMTKSSSESRLNVGSPSGRMNSGTGRDNSAQMRKSPQRTLASSSSMDNVDKTATTTGKSRGKDRLSPLKVTAKDVSRRVQSKGSLGKQNIT, from the exons ATGGCAGACGGGAAAATCACAGTAAGTGCGAAG GAGCTGCATGAGGAGAACCAGCGGTTGAGGCAGGAACTGCAGGAGGTGCGGAGTCTGTACGATCAGCTGGTACAGGAGGGCGCGGCTGAGCACTGGGAGGAGAGGAGAGTCAACATGCTCAAATCACACGTCATACAACTGGAGAGACAG ATAGTTCAGCTGACAGGTTCTGTGAGCTCCCATAAAGATGCCATGGTAGAAGCTGATTCTGCTCTTGATGCGGTAGTATCAGCACTCAG GGAATGGGTGGCCTGTGAATCCCCAGGCCCGACTGTATCCATACAGCGTGCCAAGCTTACCCACCTTATACACACAGTCATGGGAGCCAAAACAAGGGTAAAGAAACAGGGAAAG ACTGGTTTTAGCAGTGAAACTATTGAACAGTCATCCTTACTGAAGAGTGCTGCTGTTAAAGGCAGTGGTGAAGGTGTGTCCTTATTGGATATCTGCAGAGGTGACATCAGACATCTCAACCTGAAACATGTG GCCTCCCTTGAGTCCCAGCTCTCTCAACTGTTCAGGAAGCTACTGAGACTGCAACAGTGTGTGGAGGGCATCAGGAACCACCAGCCGGTGCCGCTGTTCTACCAGACTGACAGCGTGCTGTACGACAGACTGACAGGACTGGTTGGAGACCTGGACAAGCTGCTGTACCAGTGCTGTCAGGACCTGATGCACCTCAGTCTGCTTGTACCTGCAGCTCCTTGG TCTGCAGTCAGACGGTTACCCAGCATGCATGTCTCTGTGGATGATGTCATGGCAAGTCTTCCCAGTATGCCTCGCAGTAAGCAGTATGAG GTAAAGAAAATTGTGGAAAGTTTGATGATAGCAGTGGGCTACTCCAAGCACATGACAGCCATGCAG ATAGCAGCACTGGAGGAAGAGCTGACCCACTTCAGACAGGTACAGAACCTACAGATAAAGTACACCACCACCCTGGTACAGGCACTGACTCAGGCTTACAATGCATTCCaacaggaggtcctgcagggtATCAGTAGCCCACTGCAAG GAATTTTGGAGTCATACAGGGAATTAAGGGACACAGCCTCTGAAACTGCACTAAGGGACTTTCTTAAGACATTCAAAGAACATTCAGATCAG TTGGAGTCTATATCTGAATCTTTAAGGGAGCAAAATGGAGAGGATGATAACACAG GTTCTATAGCCCTAAGTGGGTTCCAGGCACAGCTAGTGACAGCTCTACAGCAGGTGCAGAAAGAATGTGCTGTCCAGCACAGCAGAACAGCAGCTGACCTGGAGTCCTCCCTGCAACAGCACAGACAGCAGGTCTCCCAGGCAACAGATTTTCTCAAACAGGCTAGGGCCAATCAGGAGCCTCCATTTACAGCCCAGGATGGCAATGCAAGTGAGGGGAAAGATTCTGAGCCAATTAGGACAAGGATGACCAAATCAAGCTCTGAATCTAGACTTAATGTCGGCAGTCCTTCTGGCCGGATGAATTCAGGTACAGGAAGAGACAACTCTGCCCAAATGAGAAAATCCCCCCAAAGAACACTAGCATCGTCCAGTAGTATGGACAATGTTGACAAGACTGCTACTACAACTGGGAAAAGTAGGGGAAAAGATAGGTTGAGCCCTTTGAAGGTGACAGCTAAGGATGTCAGCAGAAGAGTACAATCCAAGGGAAGTTTAGGAAAACAAAATATCACCTAA